The following proteins come from a genomic window of Polaribacter dokdonensis:
- the thrS gene encoding threonine--tRNA ligase: MIKITLPDGSIKEFEKNSTPFDVAKSISEGLARNIISASFNGITVETTTPLTTDGSLILYTFNDNEGKKAFWHSSAHVLAEAILSFHPNAKLTIGPAIDNGFYYDLDLGEETISEKDFSAIEKKFLEIARGKHQFKMREVSKADALSLYKEENNPYKVELIENLTDGDITFCDHSNFTDLCRGGHIPNTGIIKAIKIMNVAGAYWRGDEKNNQLTRVYGISFPKQKMLTEYLELLEEAKKRDHRKLGKELELFTFSQKVGAGLPLWLPKGAALRERLQNFLKAAQKKAGYEMVMTPHIGQKELYVTSGHYEKYGEDSFQAIKTPKMDEEFLLKPMNCPHHCEVYNFKPYSYKDLPKRFAEFGTVYRYEQSGELHGLTRVRGFTQDDAHIFCTPEQLDQEFKEVIDLVLYVFGSLGFEDFTAQVSIRDMDNLDKYIGDVETWEIAENAIISAAKDKGLDYVIEEGEAAFYGPKLDFMVKDALGRSWQLGTIQVDYNLPKRFDLTYTGSDNQSHRPVMIHRAPFGSMERFIAVLLEHTGGNFPLWLTPEQVIILPISDKYQKYTEKVLESLENSEIRALVDDRSEKTGRKIRDAEVSKIPFMVIVGEKEEQDGTVSVRKHGEGDIGTFTIEEFKSLIKEEESKTLKKFK, from the coding sequence ATGATTAAGATTACTTTACCAGATGGAAGTATTAAGGAGTTTGAAAAAAATAGCACTCCTTTTGACGTAGCTAAAAGCATAAGTGAAGGATTGGCGAGAAATATTATTTCTGCTAGTTTTAATGGAATAACAGTTGAAACCACTACCCCATTAACCACAGATGGATCTTTAATACTTTATACGTTTAATGACAACGAAGGTAAAAAAGCTTTTTGGCATTCTTCTGCTCACGTTTTAGCTGAAGCCATATTAAGTTTTCATCCAAATGCAAAGTTAACTATTGGACCTGCCATTGATAATGGGTTCTATTATGACTTAGATTTAGGTGAAGAAACAATTTCAGAAAAAGATTTTTCAGCTATTGAAAAGAAGTTTCTAGAGATTGCAAGAGGAAAACATCAATTTAAAATGAGAGAAGTATCTAAAGCAGATGCTTTGTCATTATATAAAGAAGAGAATAATCCATATAAAGTTGAGTTAATCGAAAACTTAACAGATGGAGATATTACTTTTTGCGACCATAGCAATTTTACAGACTTATGTAGGGGAGGTCATATTCCAAATACAGGCATCATTAAAGCAATCAAAATAATGAATGTTGCTGGCGCCTATTGGAGAGGTGATGAAAAGAATAATCAGTTAACTCGTGTTTACGGAATAAGTTTCCCTAAACAAAAAATGCTAACTGAATACCTAGAATTATTAGAAGAGGCAAAAAAACGCGATCATAGGAAACTAGGTAAAGAATTAGAATTATTTACCTTCTCTCAAAAAGTTGGTGCAGGTTTACCTTTATGGCTACCAAAAGGAGCTGCTTTACGTGAACGTTTACAAAATTTCCTAAAAGCTGCTCAGAAAAAAGCAGGTTATGAAATGGTGATGACACCACATATTGGTCAGAAAGAATTATATGTAACCTCTGGTCATTACGAAAAATATGGTGAAGATAGTTTTCAGGCAATAAAAACCCCTAAAATGGATGAGGAGTTTTTACTAAAACCAATGAACTGCCCTCATCACTGTGAAGTATACAACTTTAAACCTTATTCATATAAAGATTTACCAAAACGATTTGCAGAATTTGGTACTGTATATAGGTATGAACAAAGTGGAGAATTGCATGGTTTAACAAGAGTAAGAGGTTTTACACAAGATGATGCTCATATCTTTTGTACTCCAGAACAATTAGATCAAGAATTCAAAGAAGTAATAGATTTAGTGCTTTATGTTTTCGGTTCTTTAGGATTTGAAGATTTTACAGCACAGGTTTCTATTAGAGACATGGATAACCTCGATAAATATATAGGTGATGTTGAAACTTGGGAAATTGCAGAAAATGCCATTATCTCTGCAGCAAAAGATAAAGGATTAGATTATGTAATTGAAGAAGGTGAAGCTGCTTTTTACGGTCCTAAATTAGACTTTATGGTTAAAGATGCATTAGGTAGAAGTTGGCAATTAGGTACAATTCAGGTTGATTACAATTTACCTAAACGTTTTGATTTAACGTATACAGGCTCTGACAATCAATCTCACAGACCAGTAATGATTCATAGAGCACCATTTGGATCTATGGAACGATTCATTGCTGTATTGCTAGAGCATACAGGTGGTAATTTCCCACTTTGGTTAACTCCAGAGCAAGTTATTATACTGCCAATCAGCGATAAATATCAAAAATATACCGAAAAAGTTTTAGAATCGTTAGAAAATTCCGAAATTCGCGCCCTCGTAGACGACAGAAGTGAAAAAACCGGCCGTAAAATACGAGATGCAGAAGTGAGTAAAATACCTTTTATGGTTATTGTGGGAGAGAAAGAAGAACAAGATGGCACAGTTTCTGTAAGAAAACATGGAGAAGGTGATATTGGAACTTTTACAATTGAAGAATTTAAATCTTTAATTAAGGAAGAAGAAAGTAAAACATTAAAGAAATTTAAGTAA
- the infC gene encoding translation initiation factor IF-3, with protein sequence MKEDQHRINDKIKYVDEVRVVGDNVEVGVYPLAKAKEMAREQELDLVEISPKAKPPVCKIIDYKKFLYEQKKREKALKSKATKVTIKEIRFGPQTDEHDYEFKKKHAIKFLQDGAKLKAFVFFKGRSIIFKEQGQILLLKLAQELEDYGKVEQLPKLEGKRMIMFIAPKKSK encoded by the coding sequence ATCAAAGAAGATCAACACAGAATTAACGACAAAATTAAATATGTTGATGAAGTTCGTGTGGTTGGAGACAATGTAGAAGTTGGTGTATATCCTTTAGCAAAAGCTAAAGAGATGGCAAGAGAACAAGAATTAGATTTAGTTGAAATTTCACCTAAAGCAAAACCTCCTGTTTGTAAAATTATTGATTACAAGAAGTTCTTGTATGAGCAGAAAAAACGTGAAAAAGCTTTAAAATCTAAAGCAACCAAAGTTACCATTAAGGAAATACGTTTTGGACCTCAAACTGATGAGCATGATTATGAATTTAAAAAGAAACATGCAATTAAGTTCTTACAAGATGGGGCTAAATTAAAAGCTTTCGTTTTCTTTAAAGGACGATCAATTATCTTTAAAGAGCAAGGGCAAATTTTATTACTAAAATTAGCTCAAGAATTAGAAGATTATGGTAAAGTAGAGCAATTACCAAAATTAGAAGGTAAACGTATGATTATGTTTATTGCTCCTAAAAAATCAAAATAA
- the rpmI gene encoding 50S ribosomal protein L35: MPKMKTKSSAKKRFKVTGTGKIKRKHAFKSHILTKKSKKRKLKLTHDTLVHKSDEPSIKQMLNLK, translated from the coding sequence ATGCCTAAAATGAAAACAAAATCTAGTGCCAAAAAACGATTTAAAGTTACAGGTACTGGTAAAATCAAAAGAAAGCACGCGTTTAAAAGTCACATCTTAACAAAGAAGTCTAAAAAACGTAAATTAAAGCTAACTCATGATACTTTAGTACACAAGTCTGATGAGCCTAGCATTAAGCAAATGTTAAACTTAAAATAA
- the rplT gene encoding 50S ribosomal protein L20 → MPRSVNSVASRNRRKKILKAAKGYFGRRKNVYTVAKNAVEKGMLYAYRDRKNNKRNFRSLWITRINAAARLNGMSYSQFMGKVKANNIQLNRKVLADLAVNNPDAFKAVVEKIK, encoded by the coding sequence ATGCCAAGATCAGTAAATTCAGTAGCCTCAAGAAATAGAAGAAAAAAAATCTTGAAGGCAGCAAAAGGTTACTTTGGACGTAGAAAAAACGTTTATACAGTAGCAAAAAACGCGGTTGAAAAAGGTATGCTATATGCATATAGAGACCGTAAAAACAATAAGAGAAACTTCCGTTCTTTATGGATAACGCGTATTAACGCTGCAGCTCGTTTAAACGGAATGTCTTACTCACAGTTTATGGGTAAAGTTAAAGCTAACAATATTCAGTTAAATCGTAAGGTTTTAGCAGATTTAGCAGTTAACAACCCAGACGCTTTTAAGGCAGTTGTAGAGAAAATCAAATAA
- the glgA gene encoding glycogen synthase, whose amino-acid sequence MKALFFTREFPPYVYGGAGVHVEYLADELSKLMKVDVRSFGDQDENQPNLNVKGFPYENALFNDSDSKLKAVFQTLSTNLQMNAEAIDADVVHCHTWYAHFAGIVAKLCYGVPLVITTHSLEPLRPWKREQLGNGYDASSWIEKTAIEMADALIAVSEETKEDVLKHFNVDEEKVKVIYNGINLQEYVTTSETDTLDEYKIDKTKPYLLFVGRITRQKGIIHLVNAIKYINPETQIVLCAGAPDTKEIGEEMESAVNEVQKTRKNVIWIDKMVTKKEIIQLYSHAAVFCCPSIYEPFGIINIEAMACDTAVVASAVGGIKEVVVHNETGLLIPVEQQTSAPFEPVNPDKFAKDLAEGVNTLIQNPELRESMAKKGRERVEQYFDWIAIAKQVEALYKTLKK is encoded by the coding sequence ATGAAAGCCCTTTTTTTTACAAGAGAATTTCCTCCTTATGTTTATGGAGGTGCAGGTGTTCATGTAGAATATTTAGCAGATGAATTATCTAAATTAATGAAGGTTGATGTTCGTTCTTTTGGAGATCAAGATGAGAACCAACCCAATTTAAATGTAAAAGGTTTTCCATATGAAAATGCGCTTTTCAATGATTCCGATTCTAAGCTAAAAGCCGTTTTTCAAACTCTTAGCACCAATTTACAAATGAATGCAGAAGCTATAGATGCAGATGTTGTGCATTGCCATACTTGGTATGCACATTTTGCAGGTATTGTTGCCAAGCTTTGTTATGGTGTACCCTTAGTTATTACAACACATTCTTTAGAACCACTTCGTCCTTGGAAGAGAGAACAGCTAGGTAATGGTTATGACGCTTCTTCTTGGATAGAAAAAACAGCCATTGAAATGGCTGATGCACTTATTGCTGTATCTGAAGAAACTAAAGAAGACGTTTTAAAACATTTTAATGTTGATGAAGAAAAAGTTAAAGTAATTTACAATGGCATTAATTTACAAGAGTATGTGACTACCTCTGAAACAGATACTTTAGACGAATACAAAATTGATAAAACAAAGCCTTATCTTCTTTTTGTTGGTAGAATAACAAGACAAAAAGGGATTATACATTTAGTAAATGCTATAAAATACATAAATCCAGAAACTCAAATTGTACTTTGTGCTGGTGCTCCAGACACTAAAGAAATTGGAGAAGAAATGGAATCTGCAGTCAATGAAGTTCAGAAAACACGTAAAAACGTTATTTGGATTGATAAGATGGTTACCAAAAAAGAAATTATTCAATTATACTCACATGCAGCAGTATTCTGTTGCCCATCTATTTACGAACCCTTTGGAATTATAAATATTGAAGCAATGGCTTGTGATACAGCTGTTGTTGCGAGTGCAGTAGGTGGTATTAAAGAAGTAGTTGTTCATAATGAAACAGGTCTACTAATTCCTGTAGAACAACAAACATCTGCACCCTTTGAACCTGTGAATCCAGATAAATTTGCAAAAGATTTGGCTGAGGGTGTTAACACACTAATCCAAAATCCTGAGTTAAGAGAGTCTATGGCTAAAAAGGGTAGAGAAAGAGTAGAACAATATTTTGATTGGATAGCAATTGCAAAACAAGTAGAAGCATTATATAAAACATTAAAAAAGTAA
- a CDS encoding glucose-1-phosphate adenylyltransferase, translating to MINNKVLGIILGGGQGSRLYPLTKDRSKPAVPIAGKYRLVDIPISNCINSDIKRMYVLTQFNSASLNKHITNTFHFSFFSSAFVDVLAAEQTIHSDKWFQGTADAVRQSMHHFLSNDFEYALILSGDQLYQMDFNDMIKKHEESGSEITIATYPVNAKDATSFGILKTNDDNVITSFIEKPEAKLLPDWTSDVGEAMKAEGRDYLASMGIYIFNRDLLKKLMDNPDTNDFGKEIIPQAIQEHKTLSYQYEGYWTDIGNIDSFFEANLGLTDDVPKFNLYDDKKSIYTRARILPTSKLSGTILNKALVGDGCIIHAEKIERSVIGIRSRIGKNSLISNTYMMGNDYYESLEDVEKNKVDIMMGIGDRCYIHNCIVDRNCRIGDDVRINGGTHIKDIETDTYMVKEGIVVIKKDATIPKGTIIG from the coding sequence ATGATAAACAACAAAGTACTTGGTATTATTTTAGGAGGTGGACAAGGTTCTAGATTATATCCATTAACTAAAGACAGATCTAAACCAGCTGTGCCAATTGCTGGTAAATACAGGTTAGTAGATATCCCAATCTCTAACTGTATTAATTCAGATATTAAAAGAATGTATGTTTTAACTCAATTTAATTCAGCTTCTCTAAATAAACATATCACTAACACATTTCACTTTAGTTTTTTTAGTTCTGCGTTTGTAGATGTTTTAGCTGCAGAACAAACTATTCATAGTGATAAATGGTTTCAAGGAACTGCAGATGCTGTTAGGCAAAGCATGCATCACTTTTTATCTAATGATTTTGAGTACGCTTTAATACTTTCTGGAGACCAATTATATCAAATGGATTTTAATGATATGATTAAAAAACACGAAGAAAGTGGCTCTGAAATTACTATTGCAACTTATCCTGTAAATGCCAAAGATGCTACCTCATTTGGTATTTTAAAAACCAATGATGATAATGTAATTACATCATTTATAGAAAAACCAGAAGCTAAATTACTTCCTGATTGGACCTCAGATGTAGGTGAAGCTATGAAAGCTGAAGGTAGAGATTACTTAGCTTCTATGGGTATTTATATTTTTAATAGAGATTTATTAAAAAAATTAATGGATAACCCAGATACCAACGATTTTGGAAAAGAAATTATACCTCAAGCCATTCAAGAACATAAAACATTAAGCTACCAATATGAAGGATATTGGACAGATATTGGAAACATCGATTCTTTCTTTGAGGCAAATTTAGGGTTAACAGACGATGTACCTAAATTTAATTTATATGATGATAAAAAGAGCATTTATACAAGAGCTAGAATTTTACCTACATCAAAATTATCTGGAACAATCTTAAACAAAGCTTTAGTTGGTGATGGTTGTATTATTCATGCAGAAAAAATAGAACGTTCAGTAATTGGAATTCGATCTAGAATTGGTAAAAATTCATTGATTTCTAACACATATATGATGGGTAATGATTATTACGAATCACTTGAAGATGTAGAAAAAAATAAGGTAGATATTATGATGGGTATTGGAGATCGATGCTACATTCATAATTGTATCGTAGATAGAAATTGTAGAATTGGAGATGATGTACGAATAAATGGTGGTACACATATAAAAGATATAGAAACAGATACATACATGGTTAAAGAAGGTATTGTTGTTATAAAGAAAGATGCAACTATACCTAAGGGAACAATTATAGGATAA